The sequence ctgctaaacgcTCCACTAATGTTCACCAGCTAatctctaactgtgtctgtctgctgttcgctgctgagcaggtggtgtacagtgtgtttttagagctttttctctgaaaacagctgctgcggCTGAAAACAACACCAAACATTAAAGTTGTGGTCTacacagctaaacaatgagctgaaggTCAACACAGAGCTCCGTGGAGCCGAGGGGAGCCGCAGAGCGGAGCTTTACGGTGCTTTATTAGTGCATATGCCCTAATAAATCTGCCTTAAACCAAATCACCACAAACCAGCTGCCCCCACCACGACGGCGCTGGGGACAGTTGGTGATCCAGGCCTGACTGTAGCAGCGACTTCAGTGCATTTACACAGTCAAACAGCTGTACTCATTATAAACATCAGGCCGTCAGCTGGTTGAGAGGAGGACATGATGTGACTGAATGTTAGCATACAATACACTAATATTACAGGTCTCTTACTAACCCGACAGAAGAAATGTGTCACAGCTTTAAAAGAGTTTTTACTTCAAGTCATTTGTTCGTTTCAGGCTCTGCTGAGTGTGCGTcacatgctgtgttttcagcaaaaaacaaCGTGAAATTCTCAAAAGTATAAACAGATATATGTCGAGTGACGttatctaaaaaaataaaatgcattagaAAATTAATCTTAATGAGAAGGTTGTTTCTACATATTTTGATATGTAATGAATTCTGGGTAACTCGACAGGCGACTTTCTGAGACTGTCAGGTGCGGAGGGTTCCCATGAGCCAGTCACGGGCgcacagagaaaataagaagAGCTCAGCAGCACAATCTCCACTCTGCACGTTTCTCAGAGCGGTTCATATATGCTGCTCAAATATCCACCACTGGCATTTTTCAATCTCTCGCTCATGCgtttttgtctgctgtttgctcgTCGCTGCCGTCTCACATCACCACAGAGTTATGTTTTCAATATTAGCAAAGCCTGGATTCTCTCTGAGCTTCCAGTAAGTCCCGTTTGTCAACCACACATCCCGTCCACAGGAATCTTTGTCTttcctcaaagaaaaaaagaaaaccatcatTTGAAAACTCTACAAAATTTCAGTGGGAAAACCTGAGAACAGAGAGATTTTCTATGATATCCCAAAAACATCTAgaatgctatatatatatatatatatatatatatatatatatatatatatatatatatatatatatatatatatatatatatattaaaaacaattctgagggaacatttttgttttcagctgaaCCAGCACATCCAATGGGTCTTTAACATGTATCTGTATGAGAATGTGAACACACTGAGAAATGGGGAAATGTACTAAATATTACAAAAGCATTAAACAGATGATACTGGACATGAATTGTTCTTCAACCTTCTAAAAGCAGGACTACAAACTTACTTGAAAAAACGTGGAACATGCTCTTCACCCCGTTTGCCGAGCTCTTTCCTCCGCTCCCTCTGAATTTCCTCTatctcatctttctttctgtctgcttcCTCCACCTTTCCCTCCTCCAGCATTCTAGATAAAAAGGTTGCAGAAGAATTTAATGGATGAAAAAGTGACATCAGCCTTAATAAATTACACATGACATGTCCAGCTCTGCCCACCTTTGGTCTGGGCGCAGGCGGCTGTCTGTAGGAGGCAGGAGAGGCTTCAGTTCCGGGGTGAGTTCATTCAGCTCCATGGCGAAGGTGGAGAAGCCATAGTACAGCAGGTAATCCTTTGGCTGGGGATCTGTGGGGTGACGGAGGACTCTCAAGTGAGCTGCTGCACAAACGTGACGCTTGGATTTGTGCTGATTAGTGGTTTTGGCAACAGGACTGTTTGATCGTTTCACTTCACTTGCACTTAAACCTTCGACGTCTAAAGCAGAATCTCTGCAATCAGCCTAATTACATCGACACGTGACACAGGGGACTCAGAAAGCTGGATCATTAAAGAAGGATAAAAAGACGAAGAACGGTCTGATCTCGTTTAAGTCGACTGAAAAACCTCAAAGACAAACTCAAGAGTGAAACGTCCAAAGCTTTGTTTTGGATGTTCGTGGACTCACTCGGCTTCCAGACACATTTTGGAGTCGGCAGAGTGTCACAGAAGATGCCTTCGTGCCACAGACCTCCAAACCGGTGAATGACACTCCCACTTTGGTCCAGCACTGTGCCCTGCACCTCGTtcttgtttgtctctgaacCCCAGTAACGAGACTacgacaaaataaaaatttgtgaAGAATAAAGTTACTTGCAAACCAAATTAGAAGAGAACGGAGAAGAAACATTGGAACTTCCAGGGGCCATTTAAGTGTTACCACCATGTAAACGTCTCATTCACCTTGACAAACGTAATCTTGCAGGTGCAGACATTGCTTTTGAGGTTTCGGATGGTGACCTCCCCGTAATGCTCCAGGTAGCGCTGCTGGCTGAAGACGTTATGGATGCAGGTCACTACTTTGTTCCACTCGTAGTGGTCTCCATACCTGCACAAACCACCAAAATTTGGCAAATTTAgtttgtactgaaaaaaaaacttaatcaaccgacaaaacaatcaacaattccaaaacaaaaacttaaattcattattcTAGTATTAACACTCTTTAGGattgttttctgtgcagtgcaaaacaaacataaaaacaccttCACTGTGCATTAGTTATAAAATCTCATGGTTATTTACACCCAGACAAATGCAGCAGCACAACAACATATGTACAGATGGTTGAAAGTTTGTCTTGTCTGTGGTTCCTGAATGATGCTGATCATGGTGATACTCATAGAAAGTGTGTCATGTCTCAATGCTCCAAACCAAAGTATGATTCTCAGTCACACATAATCGTTAGTGTCACGcgtcatcacacacagacacggcCATAAATctgcaaacacagactgtgCCTGGTGAAAATAAAGTTAGACTGTTTACCTTGAAAGAGTCACATTAACCATTCCCGTTGGCAGAATCTCCAGTGACTTCCCCCAGaatttgtttttccatctctgGTCTGTTGAGCGATAAAAACAAAGCGCTGATGACTATATATAATACATGCATGTCCAGTGGCAGCTTTTCAAACACGTTCTACAATcagaagacagaaacacatatgATTACGACCGTGACCCAACACGTTACCTTGCCAAAAGGAGAAGTTCTCTGAGTCTGCGTGGCAGGCAGAGATGGGAGGATGGTGACAGACCtgggacagaaaaagaggagtgGTAATGTGCCCTACAAATAAATActcttattattgttgttgttattattctcattattattaaaatgtgcCTAAAGTAATGCACTGCTTTGCTGACGTTTTTCATAACGTGATTAGTTACCGCAGTTTTCTAAAGCAATAAATCACTCTGTGTGGACTCGTGTAGCTCTGCGAGTAATTCATCTTCATTTAGCAAGAGAGGATTATGGCAGATAATGTCTTTtcccatttcatttcaaaaatggCCTGTCCATACGGACGTGAGACAAACACCATGCTGTGTAATACATTTTCTGCTGGACGAAGTCCTTCCTTGGATACCTGCTCACTGATGAGGCAGAAGCCCCGGTCCTCTCTGATGCACTCGTAGGTCTCACCCAGCACCGGGTTAAAGGGCTTGTAGCGGTTTCTGAACGTCGCGGTGGAGTAACCAGAGATAGCAAAGGCAGCAATGTAAACCTGCAAGAGATAAAATACTGAACATTAAAGGATCacttcaattttttttgatgcaaaaagttttttttgatgCTCAGTTTGCTCTGCCCAGGTCAGGTATTTTCAGGTCCATACACAATAtttttgtacaaacatttgTCCTTTCCTGACACTGTTTCCCATCTGTCTTCTGGTAACAGTGTTTGGACGGCCTTACCATCCTCTGGTAGGGGTCCGGAGTGTTGTTGGCAGTGTCCAGCAGCTCACTGTACTCCAGCTCCTCACACAGCCTCTGCAGCAGGTTGACAGGCTCATTGAGAGCAGCAGGCATGGACACTCGAGCCAAGTCTTTacctgaggagaaagagagagcgttAGAAAACTGCCACTTGTTGGAGGTCACTTCTAAGTAAACGCACAGTCCGGGTCCTTGCCTATGTTGTTGTAGAGGATAGCCATGAGGCCCACGTGGCTGTTGTCGGGACAGTGAGCAGGTAGAGTCGTTCGACGTCCGGTGCTCTTGGGAACAACACTGTTAGGGGTCCTGGAGATGCTAGCACGGTACTTGCGGGTGGCTGATGCTGTAATGTTGGTGAAAATAATTCATATTAATCATTTATAGCTGAGATTGGTCTCTTTCTGTTCAGGCActaacaagaagaagaaggtccAGGTAACATGTCACTGCATGGATGAATATACTCGTATACATGTACCCACCATGTCCTTCCTCTGGCTCCGAGTTGGTGGTGCTCCCATCACTAAGTCCTGATTCTTCAGACACCTCAGAGGAACTGCCACAAAGGATGTCATCGCTGGCGTCAAAATACTCCGCAGCTGAATCTGCCACTGAAGGAGGCCTGTGGGATGAATGCCTCGCTGCCGCAGGCTAacgaggaaggaagagaaaggaggagcAAAGAAAACCAGACATCAAAAACCACATGGGGATGTGTGCCAGAGAATCCAGATGACAGGCGCAGCGTGAACCTTACCTCAGCTAATGTGTTAGAC comes from Toxotes jaculatrix isolate fToxJac2 chromosome 21, fToxJac2.pri, whole genome shotgun sequence and encodes:
- the osbpl7 gene encoding oxysterol-binding protein-related protein 7, giving the protein MDSYGTSLNRSQSLASGLEKTSPTWNKSSHSRSSSTLSSRHSRQIIKDWEVIDDLHIDMHSGGDNPQDMATPGICEGYLLKRRKWPLKGWHKRYFVLEAGILRYSKNQQDVSRGRVQGSLDVSLAVMSINKKSNRIDLDAGDILYHVKAKSHELFYIWVTKLQAHRMFKKNEAAHAHVHSGFSQTLSHVPAAGNAQRNGDLGSAVVADSAGASGVPPSANTAVNSKVSAWLQQSHGQDVCSQELNRCHLDLSELNRLIQRLQALEVGQAFTNGDLQRIISIQNLSLEKPKKPKSGKIWGHSRTLSRVEALGMPIRGISKSLSSSHLSNSSHLGASVPSIPDYVYSQLSPPTVLSPEGKKIQQDICAMSLRVLTSLKSVHETLSQERQKLQEVWESNTIHQSNTLAEPAAARHSSHRPPSVADSAAEYFDASDDILCGSSSEVSEESGLSDGSTTNSEPEEGHASATRKYRASISRTPNSVVPKSTGRRTTLPAHCPDNSHVGLMAILYNNIGKDLARVSMPAALNEPVNLLQRLCEELEYSELLDTANNTPDPYQRMVYIAAFAISGYSTATFRNRYKPFNPVLGETYECIREDRGFCLISEQVCHHPPISACHADSENFSFWQDQRWKNKFWGKSLEILPTGMVNVTLSRYGDHYEWNKVVTCIHNVFSQQRYLEHYGEVTIRNLKSNVCTCKITFVKSRYWGSETNKNEVQGTVLDQSGSVIHRFGGLWHEGIFCDTLPTPKCVWKPNPQPKDYLLYYGFSTFAMELNELTPELKPLLPPTDSRLRPDQRMLEEGKVEEADRKKDEIEEIQRERRKELGKRGEEHVPRFFKKDKDSCGRDVWLTNGTYWKLRENPGFANIENITLW